One Alligator mississippiensis isolate rAllMis1 chromosome 1, rAllMis1, whole genome shotgun sequence genomic window carries:
- the SCARA3 gene encoding scavenger receptor class A member 3 isoform X4 encodes MRWEMRGQPGSPRDWTRAWRKGASVAGAMGTAWAFHTEDDLAGEEEEMPSFHYRPNGRARSGCSQCQKNLSLQTSVKVLYAFFVLLVITVTVLASLVFRRVDSMSDNISSAQAHYERKILSVQQGLQDLDQRSVGNCSSCHETGQLGQDISKLQAELEEIQKMLLVQEILLDRTSQTHQLLTAASNKLTGEADACSFSIRQVNQSLAQLLAQVRGWQAATAELDGSLKGLAQERYDVRAALQQVNFTLGQSWERIRLMQRKADEETLTLQKIVTEWQNYTRLFGGLRAASAKTGELVRSLQSGLGAAAQRIGQNAESLHDLVLQVMGLQLQLDNVSSALDEHGENANDLQYHARHAENRTDERFATLEGRMASHEVEIATIFANINATDSHVHSMLKYLDDVRLSCTLGFHAHAEELGYLNRTVARVLVTTDLLRERFGLLSARLDFDVRNLSMVMEEMKVVDARHGEMLQNVTILRGVPGMPGPRGIKGDAGARGPGGGRGQKGDAGSLGDPGPQGSHGPPGVAGPAGERGPVGSRGFSGPKGTKGGYGQPGPKGQAGPKGDIGPRGPDGAAGPAGPVGLQGKPGMPGKPGAPGPIGPMGPKGDPGLRGEPGLTGPPGPPGH; translated from the exons AGGACGACCTCGCTGGCGAGGAGGAGGAGATGCCGTCCTTCCACTACCGGCCCAACG GCCGGGCGAGGTCAGGTTGCAGCCAGTGCCAGAAGAACCTGTCGCTCCAGACCTCGGTCAAGGTGCTGTACGCCTTCTTCGTCCTCCTCGTCATCACCGTGACGGTGTTGGCATCCCTGG TCTTCAGGAGGGTGGACTCCATGTCCGACAACATCAGCTCTGCCCAGGCCCACTACGAGAGGAAGATCCTGTCTGTCCAGCAGGGCCTCCAGGACCTCG ATCAGCGGTCCGTGGGGAACTGCTCCTCGTGCCACGAGACCGGGCAGCTGGGCCAGGACATCAGCAAGCTGCAGGCGGAGCTGGAGGAGATCCAGAAGATGCTCCTGGTCCAGGAGATCCTGCTGGACCGGACCTCCCAGACCCACCAGCTGCTCACGGCCGCCAGCAACAAGCTCACGGGAGAAGCGGACGCCTGCTCCTTCTCCATCCGCCAGGTCAaccagagcctggcgcagctgctGGCCCAGGTGCGCGGCTGGCAGGCGGCGACGGCCGAGCTGGACGGGTCCCTGAAGGGGCTGGCGCAGGAGCGCTACGACGTGCGGGCGGCCCTGCAGCAGGTGAACTTcaccctggggcagagctgggagcggaTCCGCCTCATGCAGCGCAAGGCGGACGAGGAGACGCTGACGCTGCAGAAGATCGTGACCGAGTGGCAGAACTACACGCGGCTCTTCGGGGGCCTGCGGGCCGCCTCGGCCAAGACGGGCGAGCTGGTCCGGAGCCTGCAGAGCGGGCTGGGCGCGGCGGCGCAGAGGATCGGGCAGAACGCCGAGAGCCTGCACGACCTGGTGCTGCAGgtcatggggctgcagctgcagctggacaacGTCTCGTCCGCCCTGGACGAGCACGGGGAGAACGCCAACGACTTGCAGTACCACGCGCGGCACGCGGAGAACCGCACGGACGAGCGCTTCGCCACGCTGGAGGGGCGCATGGCCTCCCACGAGGTGGAGATCGCCACCATCTTCGCCAACATCAACGCCACCGACAGCCACGTGCACAGCATGCTCAAGTACCTGGACGACGTGCGGCTGTCCTGCACGCTGGGCTTCCACGCGCATGCCGAGGAGCTCGGCTACCTCAACCGGACCGTCGCCCGTGTGCTGGTCACCACCGACCTGCTGCGGGAGCGCTTCGGCCTGCTCAGCGCCCGGCTGGACTTCGACGTCCGCAACCTGTCCATGGTCATGGAGGAGATGAAGGTGGTGGACGCCCGGCACGGGGAGATGCTCCAGAACGTCACCATTTTGAGAG gTGTGCCTGGCATGCCGGGACCTCGAGGGATCAAAGGTGACGCAGGCGccaggggacctgggggtggcCGAGGCCAGAAGGGCGACGCCGGCAGCTTGGGCGACCCCGGCCCGCAGGGATCCCACGGCCCCCCGGGCGTAGCGGGGCCTGCGGGCGAGAGGGGCCCCGTCGGCTCCAGAGGCTTCTCCGGCCCCAAAGGGACGAAAGGCGGCTACGGCCAGCCTGGGCCCAAGGGACAGGCGGGCCCGAAGGGCGACATAGGGCCTCGGGGCCCAGACGGGGCCGCCGGGCCGGCGGGGCCTGTGGGGCTGCAAGGAAAGCCAGGGATGCCGGGGAAACCCGGGGCACCGGGTCCCATCGGGCCTATGGGACCCAAGGGGGACCCCGGCCTGCGGGGAGAGCCTGGCCTGACCGGTCCCCCCGGCCCCCCAGGCCACTAA
- the SCARA3 gene encoding scavenger receptor class A member 3 isoform X3: MEGSDQQGQACVIEVGARWHQMRWEMRGQPGSPRDWTRAWRKGASVAGAMGTAWAFHTEDDLAGEEEEMPSFHYRPNGRARSGCSQCQKNLSLQTSVKVLYAFFVLLVITVTVLASLVFRRVDSMSDNISSAQAHYERKILSVQQGLQDLDQRSVGNCSSCHETGQLGQDISKLQAELEEIQKMLLVQEILLDRTSQTHQLLTAASNKLTGEADACSFSIRQVNQSLAQLLAQVRGWQAATAELDGSLKGLAQERYDVRAALQQVNFTLGQSWERIRLMQRKADEETLTLQKIVTEWQNYTRLFGGLRAASAKTGELVRSLQSGLGAAAQRIGQNAESLHDLVLQVMGLQLQLDNVSSALDEHGENANDLQYHARHAENRTDERFATLEGRMASHEVEIATIFANINATDSHVHSMLKYLDDVRLSCTLGFHAHAEELGYLNRTVARVLVTTDLLRERFGLLSARLDFDVRNLSMVMEEMKVVDARHGEMLQNVTILRGVPGMPGPRGIKGDAGARGPGGGRGQKGDAGSLGDPGPQGSHGPPGVAGPAGERGPVGSRGFSGPKGTKGGYGQPGPKGQAGPKGDIGPRGPDGAAGPAGPVGLQGKPGMPGKPGAPGPIGPMGPKGDPGLRGEPGLTGPPGPPGH; encoded by the exons AGGACGACCTCGCTGGCGAGGAGGAGGAGATGCCGTCCTTCCACTACCGGCCCAACG GCCGGGCGAGGTCAGGTTGCAGCCAGTGCCAGAAGAACCTGTCGCTCCAGACCTCGGTCAAGGTGCTGTACGCCTTCTTCGTCCTCCTCGTCATCACCGTGACGGTGTTGGCATCCCTGG TCTTCAGGAGGGTGGACTCCATGTCCGACAACATCAGCTCTGCCCAGGCCCACTACGAGAGGAAGATCCTGTCTGTCCAGCAGGGCCTCCAGGACCTCG ATCAGCGGTCCGTGGGGAACTGCTCCTCGTGCCACGAGACCGGGCAGCTGGGCCAGGACATCAGCAAGCTGCAGGCGGAGCTGGAGGAGATCCAGAAGATGCTCCTGGTCCAGGAGATCCTGCTGGACCGGACCTCCCAGACCCACCAGCTGCTCACGGCCGCCAGCAACAAGCTCACGGGAGAAGCGGACGCCTGCTCCTTCTCCATCCGCCAGGTCAaccagagcctggcgcagctgctGGCCCAGGTGCGCGGCTGGCAGGCGGCGACGGCCGAGCTGGACGGGTCCCTGAAGGGGCTGGCGCAGGAGCGCTACGACGTGCGGGCGGCCCTGCAGCAGGTGAACTTcaccctggggcagagctgggagcggaTCCGCCTCATGCAGCGCAAGGCGGACGAGGAGACGCTGACGCTGCAGAAGATCGTGACCGAGTGGCAGAACTACACGCGGCTCTTCGGGGGCCTGCGGGCCGCCTCGGCCAAGACGGGCGAGCTGGTCCGGAGCCTGCAGAGCGGGCTGGGCGCGGCGGCGCAGAGGATCGGGCAGAACGCCGAGAGCCTGCACGACCTGGTGCTGCAGgtcatggggctgcagctgcagctggacaacGTCTCGTCCGCCCTGGACGAGCACGGGGAGAACGCCAACGACTTGCAGTACCACGCGCGGCACGCGGAGAACCGCACGGACGAGCGCTTCGCCACGCTGGAGGGGCGCATGGCCTCCCACGAGGTGGAGATCGCCACCATCTTCGCCAACATCAACGCCACCGACAGCCACGTGCACAGCATGCTCAAGTACCTGGACGACGTGCGGCTGTCCTGCACGCTGGGCTTCCACGCGCATGCCGAGGAGCTCGGCTACCTCAACCGGACCGTCGCCCGTGTGCTGGTCACCACCGACCTGCTGCGGGAGCGCTTCGGCCTGCTCAGCGCCCGGCTGGACTTCGACGTCCGCAACCTGTCCATGGTCATGGAGGAGATGAAGGTGGTGGACGCCCGGCACGGGGAGATGCTCCAGAACGTCACCATTTTGAGAG gTGTGCCTGGCATGCCGGGACCTCGAGGGATCAAAGGTGACGCAGGCGccaggggacctgggggtggcCGAGGCCAGAAGGGCGACGCCGGCAGCTTGGGCGACCCCGGCCCGCAGGGATCCCACGGCCCCCCGGGCGTAGCGGGGCCTGCGGGCGAGAGGGGCCCCGTCGGCTCCAGAGGCTTCTCCGGCCCCAAAGGGACGAAAGGCGGCTACGGCCAGCCTGGGCCCAAGGGACAGGCGGGCCCGAAGGGCGACATAGGGCCTCGGGGCCCAGACGGGGCCGCCGGGCCGGCGGGGCCTGTGGGGCTGCAAGGAAAGCCAGGGATGCCGGGGAAACCCGGGGCACCGGGTCCCATCGGGCCTATGGGACCCAAGGGGGACCCCGGCCTGCGGGGAGAGCCTGGCCTGACCGGTCCCCCCGGCCCCCCAGGCCACTAA
- the SCARA3 gene encoding scavenger receptor class A member 3 isoform X1 produces the protein MKEDDLAGEEEEMPSFHYRPNGRARSGCSQCQKNLSLQTSVKVLYAFFVLLVITVTVLASLVFRRVDSMSDNISSAQAHYERKILSVQQGLQDLDQRSVGNCSSCHETGQLGQDISKLQAELEEIQKMLLVQEILLDRTSQTHQLLTAASNKLTGEADACSFSIRQVNQSLAQLLAQVRGWQAATAELDGSLKGLAQERYDVRAALQQVNFTLGQSWERIRLMQRKADEETLTLQKIVTEWQNYTRLFGGLRAASAKTGELVRSLQSGLGAAAQRIGQNAESLHDLVLQVMGLQLQLDNVSSALDEHGENANDLQYHARHAENRTDERFATLEGRMASHEVEIATIFANINATDSHVHSMLKYLDDVRLSCTLGFHAHAEELGYLNRTVARVLVTTDLLRERFGLLSARLDFDVRNLSMVMEEMKVVDARHGEMLQNVTILRGVPGMPGPRGIKGDAGARGPGGGRGQKGDAGSLGDPGPQGSHGPPGVAGPAGERGPVGSRGFSGPKGTKGGYGQPGPKGQAGPKGDIGPRGPDGAAGPAGPVGLQGKPGMPGKPGAPGPIGPMGPKGDPGLRGEPGLTGPPGPPGH, from the exons AGGACGACCTCGCTGGCGAGGAGGAGGAGATGCCGTCCTTCCACTACCGGCCCAACG GCCGGGCGAGGTCAGGTTGCAGCCAGTGCCAGAAGAACCTGTCGCTCCAGACCTCGGTCAAGGTGCTGTACGCCTTCTTCGTCCTCCTCGTCATCACCGTGACGGTGTTGGCATCCCTGG TCTTCAGGAGGGTGGACTCCATGTCCGACAACATCAGCTCTGCCCAGGCCCACTACGAGAGGAAGATCCTGTCTGTCCAGCAGGGCCTCCAGGACCTCG ATCAGCGGTCCGTGGGGAACTGCTCCTCGTGCCACGAGACCGGGCAGCTGGGCCAGGACATCAGCAAGCTGCAGGCGGAGCTGGAGGAGATCCAGAAGATGCTCCTGGTCCAGGAGATCCTGCTGGACCGGACCTCCCAGACCCACCAGCTGCTCACGGCCGCCAGCAACAAGCTCACGGGAGAAGCGGACGCCTGCTCCTTCTCCATCCGCCAGGTCAaccagagcctggcgcagctgctGGCCCAGGTGCGCGGCTGGCAGGCGGCGACGGCCGAGCTGGACGGGTCCCTGAAGGGGCTGGCGCAGGAGCGCTACGACGTGCGGGCGGCCCTGCAGCAGGTGAACTTcaccctggggcagagctgggagcggaTCCGCCTCATGCAGCGCAAGGCGGACGAGGAGACGCTGACGCTGCAGAAGATCGTGACCGAGTGGCAGAACTACACGCGGCTCTTCGGGGGCCTGCGGGCCGCCTCGGCCAAGACGGGCGAGCTGGTCCGGAGCCTGCAGAGCGGGCTGGGCGCGGCGGCGCAGAGGATCGGGCAGAACGCCGAGAGCCTGCACGACCTGGTGCTGCAGgtcatggggctgcagctgcagctggacaacGTCTCGTCCGCCCTGGACGAGCACGGGGAGAACGCCAACGACTTGCAGTACCACGCGCGGCACGCGGAGAACCGCACGGACGAGCGCTTCGCCACGCTGGAGGGGCGCATGGCCTCCCACGAGGTGGAGATCGCCACCATCTTCGCCAACATCAACGCCACCGACAGCCACGTGCACAGCATGCTCAAGTACCTGGACGACGTGCGGCTGTCCTGCACGCTGGGCTTCCACGCGCATGCCGAGGAGCTCGGCTACCTCAACCGGACCGTCGCCCGTGTGCTGGTCACCACCGACCTGCTGCGGGAGCGCTTCGGCCTGCTCAGCGCCCGGCTGGACTTCGACGTCCGCAACCTGTCCATGGTCATGGAGGAGATGAAGGTGGTGGACGCCCGGCACGGGGAGATGCTCCAGAACGTCACCATTTTGAGAG gTGTGCCTGGCATGCCGGGACCTCGAGGGATCAAAGGTGACGCAGGCGccaggggacctgggggtggcCGAGGCCAGAAGGGCGACGCCGGCAGCTTGGGCGACCCCGGCCCGCAGGGATCCCACGGCCCCCCGGGCGTAGCGGGGCCTGCGGGCGAGAGGGGCCCCGTCGGCTCCAGAGGCTTCTCCGGCCCCAAAGGGACGAAAGGCGGCTACGGCCAGCCTGGGCCCAAGGGACAGGCGGGCCCGAAGGGCGACATAGGGCCTCGGGGCCCAGACGGGGCCGCCGGGCCGGCGGGGCCTGTGGGGCTGCAAGGAAAGCCAGGGATGCCGGGGAAACCCGGGGCACCGGGTCCCATCGGGCCTATGGGACCCAAGGGGGACCCCGGCCTGCGGGGAGAGCCTGGCCTGACCGGTCCCCCCGGCCCCCCAGGCCACTAA